The Romeriopsis navalis LEGE 11480 genome has a segment encoding these proteins:
- a CDS encoding IS1634 family transposase, which translates to MANQLNVTTQRIDDVVLLLHVMIQINLPELLNTHLPHHWKQEGLDWSWVIVIWLAYILSEGDHRKVVVREWVQQRQTMLEQLCGLQLRETDFTDDRLGIVLRTLSELSIWQEIETALSRQTISIYQLPVSCVRLDATTVSGDHELRDEGLFQFGHSKDKPSLPHLKAMLASLDPLGMPLATHIVSGEQADDGLYLPIFEQVRQSFETEGLLWVGDCKMEADGY; encoded by the coding sequence ATGGCAAATCAGCTCAACGTGACAACACAGCGTATTGATGATGTGGTTCTATTGCTCCATGTGATGATACAGATCAACTTGCCAGAATTACTCAATACACATCTTCCCCATCACTGGAAACAAGAAGGCTTGGATTGGAGTTGGGTGATTGTGATCTGGTTAGCGTACATCCTGTCTGAAGGCGACCATCGCAAAGTCGTTGTTCGCGAGTGGGTCCAGCAGCGTCAGACGATGCTGGAGCAGTTGTGTGGTCTTCAGTTGCGAGAAACTGATTTTACTGATGACCGTTTAGGCATCGTGTTGAGAACGTTGAGCGAGCTATCAATTTGGCAAGAGATTGAGACTGCACTGAGTCGTCAAACCATTTCCATTTATCAGTTACCGGTCAGTTGTGTTCGTCTTGATGCGACAACTGTTTCTGGTGACCATGAGTTGCGTGACGAGGGGCTGTTCCAATTCGGTCATAGCAAAGATAAGCCCAGCTTGCCTCATCTTAAAGCGATGCTTGCGAGTCTGGATCCCTTAGGAATGCCCTTAGCCACCCATATTGTCTCAGGTGAGCAAGCCGATGATGGTTTGTACCTTCCGATATTTGAGCAAGTCCGCCAGAGCTTTGAGACCGAAGGTCTTCTGTGGGTGGGCGATTGTAAAATGGAAGCTGATGGATATTGA
- a CDS encoding ArsR/SmtB family transcription factor, which translates to MAATKSSNPQPAPDSHEAPSCEDALVHLDNVRQVQPDVIGTEKAQRMADFFSALSDPHRLKLLSALAQQELCVCDLAAAVKMGESAVSHQLRVLRSQRLVKYRRQGRNVCYSLADDHIMTLYREVADHLDEQSAS; encoded by the coding sequence ATGGCTGCCACGAAATCGTCGAACCCTCAACCCGCCCCTGACTCGCACGAAGCTCCCAGTTGTGAAGACGCTCTGGTCCATCTGGATAACGTTCGTCAGGTGCAACCCGACGTTATAGGAACAGAGAAGGCACAACGCATGGCAGACTTTTTCAGCGCCCTTTCTGATCCCCATCGCCTCAAGCTGCTTTCGGCCCTCGCTCAGCAGGAGCTGTGTGTCTGTGATTTAGCTGCAGCAGTCAAAATGGGCGAATCAGCCGTATCCCACCAATTGCGCGTATTGAGATCGCAACGTCTGGTCAAATATCGACGCCAGGGTCGCAACGTTTGCTATAGCCTCGCCGACGACCACATTATGACCCTGTATCGAGAAGTCGCCGATCACCTCGACGAGCAGAGCGCTTCCTAA
- a CDS encoding heavy metal translocating P-type ATPase, with the protein MSASHTHGDCCGEQDRQQFSLRKAIFPIAIAAVLFVIGLLWNKALHNTPYSIGEYAVLIPAYLISGWGVLTTAGRNILRGRIFDENFLMTIATLGAIAIHEIPEAVAVMLFFQIGELFQDYSVGRSRRSIKALLEVRPNTANLKVGTQIREVVPESVNIGDLILIRPGEKVPLDGEILEGQSQVDTSALTGESVPRTVVPGETILSGMINQSGVLTVRVTKLFSESSISRILELVENASSKKADTEKFITRFARYYTPVVVFLSLAVAILPPLLITGATQAEWTYRALVLLVISCPCGLVISIPLGYFGGVGGAAKRGILVKGSVFLDALAQVKTVVFDKTGTLTQGNFRVTEVISKNGFTQPQLLELAAQVESQSNHPIAQSIRQAHSKSVDESDVQEYEEIAGHGIRAQIKGRTVLAGNDRLLHRESIPHEVCTVEGSVTHLAVDGEYTGRILIEDELKEDAAAAIQALHSWGIQTAMLTGDNQAVAERIAQKLELDHYRAELLPEGKVEALEEFLHQASQAKGKVAFVGDGINDAPVIARADVGMAMGGLGSDAAIETADVVIMTDAPSKVAESIEIAQCTLRIVWQNIVLAMTVKAIFIGLGAIGIATLWEAVFADVGVALLAIVNAGRILR; encoded by the coding sequence ATGTCAGCGTCTCACACCCACGGCGACTGCTGCGGTGAACAGGATCGCCAGCAATTTAGCCTTCGTAAGGCAATATTTCCAATTGCGATCGCGGCTGTCCTTTTCGTCATTGGTCTGTTGTGGAACAAGGCGCTACATAATACTCCCTATTCCATTGGGGAATACGCTGTTCTGATTCCGGCTTATTTGATTAGTGGCTGGGGTGTTTTGACAACGGCAGGGCGCAACATTCTGCGAGGGCGAATCTTTGATGAGAACTTTCTGATGACGATTGCAACCTTGGGAGCCATTGCCATCCATGAAATCCCCGAAGCTGTGGCGGTCATGCTGTTTTTCCAGATCGGGGAGCTGTTTCAGGATTATTCCGTGGGGCGATCACGACGCTCTATTAAAGCCTTGCTGGAGGTGCGACCTAATACCGCCAATCTCAAAGTGGGTACTCAGATTCGTGAGGTTGTTCCTGAGTCCGTCAATATTGGCGATCTGATTCTGATTCGCCCCGGTGAGAAAGTTCCCTTAGATGGTGAGATTCTAGAGGGGCAGTCTCAAGTTGATACTTCTGCTCTCACAGGAGAGTCAGTCCCCCGTACTGTCGTTCCAGGAGAAACCATCCTTTCTGGCATGATTAACCAGTCTGGGGTGCTGACGGTGCGCGTTACCAAGCTCTTTAGTGAGTCCTCCATCTCCAGAATTTTGGAATTGGTGGAAAATGCTAGCAGCAAAAAAGCTGACACCGAGAAATTTATCACCCGCTTTGCCCGCTACTACACGCCAGTCGTGGTTTTCCTCTCATTGGCCGTCGCCATTCTCCCACCGCTGTTGATTACCGGAGCAACCCAGGCCGAATGGACTTACCGCGCGTTGGTGCTGCTCGTCATTTCCTGCCCCTGCGGTCTGGTGATTAGTATTCCACTAGGCTACTTCGGGGGCGTGGGAGGAGCCGCCAAACGCGGCATTCTCGTCAAAGGTTCCGTCTTTTTAGATGCGCTGGCCCAGGTGAAAACCGTAGTCTTTGATAAAACGGGCACCTTGACTCAAGGTAACTTCCGCGTCACAGAAGTAATTTCCAAGAATGGGTTCACCCAGCCACAATTACTGGAACTGGCGGCTCAAGTTGAGTCTCAATCTAATCATCCTATCGCCCAGTCAATTCGACAGGCACATAGTAAATCCGTAGATGAATCTGACGTTCAAGAGTATGAAGAGATTGCGGGGCACGGCATTCGTGCCCAAATAAAGGGACGAACCGTTCTGGCAGGGAATGACCGGCTGCTGCATCGAGAAAGCATACCCCATGAGGTTTGCACCGTAGAAGGAAGCGTCACTCATCTGGCGGTGGATGGTGAATATACCGGGCGTATCCTCATTGAGGATGAATTGAAAGAAGATGCAGCGGCAGCGATTCAAGCCCTACATTCGTGGGGCATTCAAACCGCCATGCTGACAGGTGACAATCAGGCGGTAGCCGAGCGCATTGCCCAGAAACTAGAACTGGATCACTATCGCGCTGAACTGTTGCCAGAGGGCAAGGTGGAAGCCCTAGAGGAATTTCTGCATCAAGCGAGTCAAGCCAAGGGTAAAGTCGCCTTTGTGGGTGATGGGATTAACGATGCCCCAGTGATTGCCAGAGCCGATGTTGGGATGGCGATGGGCGGACTCGGCTCCGATGCAGCGATTGAAACGGCGGATGTGGTGATTATGACTGATGCACCGTCCAAGGTTGCTGAAAGCATTGAGATCGCCCAATGCACCCTACGGATCGTTTGGCAGAATATTGTGCTGGCAATGACGGTGAAGGCTATTTTCATTGGCTTAGGAGCCATTGGCATCGCAACGCTTTGGGAAGCCGTCTTTGCTGATGTGGGTGTGGCACTACTGGCTATTGTCAACGCAGGTCGCATCTTAAGGTAG
- a CDS encoding MauE/DoxX family redox-associated membrane protein: MDIDAFVEGFKKYDLITKQFQPYAKAYPFAELLIGLGGLSGVAPLVTGISSLWIGTSGAVSVFKAVYIDKLALNCACVGGNTKTPLGVVSFAENAIMAGMGAFLIFTAASEGKPEATRLPDSLPPAVVQLHNKAA, encoded by the coding sequence ATGGATATTGATGCCTTTGTCGAAGGATTTAAAAAGTACGACCTGATTACAAAGCAATTTCAGCCTTACGCCAAAGCTTATCCCTTTGCGGAATTGTTAATTGGTCTGGGGGGCCTGTCTGGAGTGGCACCGCTGGTAACAGGAATCAGCTCGTTATGGATTGGTACCAGCGGTGCAGTTTCAGTTTTCAAGGCCGTCTATATCGATAAGCTGGCGTTGAACTGTGCTTGCGTAGGCGGCAATACTAAGACACCACTGGGCGTTGTAAGCTTTGCGGAAAACGCAATCATGGCTGGAATGGGAGCGTTCTTAATCTTCACGGCAGCCAGTGAAGGTAAGCCAGAAGCAACTCGATTGCCAGACTCTTTACCACCCGCTGTTGTTCAACTTCACAATAAAGCAGCTTGA